GTCGGCGAGGTCGCCGAGACCGGTTGCGAGGGTGACGCCGTGGCGGTCGGCCAGTTTCTCTTGCAGGTCGCTCGCGTCTCCATCCACTTCGAACGCGGTCACGGTCGGCGAGCGGAGCGCCTCGTCGGCGGCGAACGGGTCGAGACCGAGGTCCCGGCCGCGCTCGCGGCACCGAGCGGCGACCGCCTCGTGGCGGTCGTAGACGCTGGCGAGACCTTCCTCAAGCAGTCTATCGAGCGACGCGTCCAGCGCGTAGAGGTTCGAGACGCTGTGGGTGTAGGGCAGATGGGGAGCCGAGCCGTCCGAAATCTCGATGTCCCGCCACGGTTCGAGGCTGGTGTAGAAGGTGTTCTGCTCGATATCTTCGACTCTCCCCCACGCGGCGTCGCTGACCGACAGCGTGGTCAGGCCCGCGGGCGAACTGAAACACTTCTGGGAGGCTCCGAGACACACGTCGATGTTCTCGGTCGGGACCGGCGCGCCCCCGAGCGACGAGACCGCATCGACTATCGTCAGGACGCCCGCGTCCTGCAAGATGCCCAGAATTTCGTCGAAGTCGTTCAACACGCCGGTCGGCGTCTCGCAGTGGACCATCGTGGCAACTTCGAAGTCGCGCTCCGCGACTAGCTCTTTCACGGTCTCTACGTCGAATCTCGCGTCGAAGGGCACGTCGTGGAGTAGCGGGTCGCCGCCGTGGGTCTCCACGAAGTCCGCGAACCCCTCGCCGTAGATGCCGTTGGCCAGACAGAGGACTTCGTCGCCGGGTGCGACCAGCGACGCGACGGCCGTCTCCAACCCGAGGATGCCCTCGCCGCTGAGGACCACAGTATCGTCATCGGTGTCGTACACCCGCGCCAGTTTGTCGAGCAGGTCTCGGTAGAACGTGCCGAACTCTGCCTCCACGTCGGGGTTGACCGGCGGGCGACCCATCGCGTCCAGTACGTCCGGCGGAACGGCGGTCGGTCCGGGCGTCATCAGCAGTTCGTCGTCGTTGGTCATGAGGTGGTTTGGCACTCGGCGCGGTAAAGAGGCGTCGTTTGCGCGGACGACGAAGCGGGTGTGCACTCCGAGGGCACGACCGTAGAAGTGTTAACGTCTTTCAGTGCCTATCGACCGCTATGGAACCGACTTCGAGACGGCGGTTCGTGGCCGCGGCAGGTGTCGCGCTGACCGGGCTGTCGGGATGCATCGGGGGACTCACCGCGGAGGGTGTCGAGGGGCAGGATGGGGAGTTGCAGGACAGTCGAGCGGGAGCGCAGGGGACGACCACCGCGAGCGAGCGCGTCGGCGGGATTCCGCTCCGTCCATCGGCGCTCCCGGTCGAGTACGACCTCGCAACGCTCCGCGAGGAGGTCCTGTCTGGCGGTCCGCCGAAGGACGGCATCCCGTCGATAGACGAACCGACGTTTCAGGACGCCGAGCAGGCGGATTCAGAGTTGCGCCCCGAAGACGTGGTGTTCGGTCTCGTTCGGAACGGCGAGGTCAAGGCCTATCCCCAGAAGATTCTGGTCCAACACGAGATAACCAACGACGTGGTGGGCGGCGAGCCAGTTTCGGTGACTTACTGTCCGCTGACCGGGACCGCGATGGGGTTCCGGCGCGGTGAGACCACCTTCGGGGTGTCGGGGAAACTGGTGAACAACAACCTCGTGATGTACGACCGAGAGACCGACAGCCGGTGGCCCCAAATCCTCGGGACCGCGATTTCCGGCGAGTTCGGGGGGCGGTCTCTGCAGGAGTTTCGACTCGTCTGGACGACGTGGGAAATGTGGAAGGCGACCCATCCCGAGACGCGAGTCCTCTCGACGGACACCGGGCACGTCCGCAACTACGAACAGGACCCTTACGGTTCCTACGTCCCGAATCCGTCGGGGTACTACGTGCGGGACTCGACGCTGTTCGCGCCGCTCGGGGAGGACGACCGCCTGCCGAACAAGCGGGTCGTTCTCGGCGCGCGGCTACCGGAGTCGGAGTCGCGGCTCGCGTTCGAGAAGCCCGCGCTCCGAGAGGCGGGCGTGCTGTCCGGTTCGGTCGGTGACGCCACCCTCCTCGGGGTCTACGACCCGAGGCTCGACACGGCCTACGTCTACCGGAACCCGACTGGCCGGTCGTTCGACTACGACAAGGGGCGGGCCGTCGCCGACGACGGGACGCGCTACGAACCCGCGAACCTCCCGCTCGACCGATTCTACGCCTTCGACGCGATGTGGTTCGCGTGGTCGGGGTTCTACCCGAGTACGGAGGTCGTGACGGGATGACGGGCGTCGAAGAGATGCGACGGAGAGTCGGGGTGGTGACCTAATGGCCACCGAGACGCGCTCGCGCGGTCCGGTCCGCCGGACCGTCTCCCGGACGGAGTTCGCGGTCCGGGCGTCGCTCGGGCGGCGCGACGGGGTCGCGGTGTTCGCGGGCGCGACGGCGCTCTATCTGCTGGCGTATCTCTGGCTCGGCGACCTCCTCGCGTTCGACGGAAGCGGTGAGGTCGGGATACTCGTCGCCGAGAATCCGCTCGGACGCCTCTTCCAACCGGCCAACAGCGCCCTCTCTTTCGAACCGGTCGCGCTCGTGGAGTTCGGGTTCGGCACGTATCTGTTCTCGCTGAACACGCTCCTCGGTCTCGGTATCGCACTGCTGGTCGGGGTGAACCTCGCGGTGACGTACCTCGCGTGGCGACAGCCGAAGGCCTGTGGCATCGCCTCGTCGTCGTCCGGTCTGCTGGCCGGGGTTCCTGCGCTATTGTCGGGTGCGGCGTGCTGTGGCCCGGTTGTCCTCGTCATCTTCGGCATTCAGGCGTCGAGCGCGATGCTGACCGTCTTCCAGTGGTTGGTTCCCGTCGCAATCGTCCTGCTGGTCGGGAGTCTGCTGTGGGTCGGTCGGAAGGTAGACCCCGCACTGGCCTAACTGCGGGAGAGGACGAGCGTCGCCGCGACTCCTGCGAGTCAGACGAGGACGGCCACGTACGCTCCGCGACATTCCTTCACCGACTCGGCGTCGAAACCCGGAGTCGGCGCGTCGTGGACCGCAGGGTCGCCGCCGTGCATCTCCACGAAGCCCGCGGACCCCTCGCCGAAGATGCCGTTGGCGAGACACAGCACCTCGTCGCGGTCTTCGACCATGAGAGTGGTTGGCACTGGAGTGCGTGAAGAGCCGTCGCTTCCGCCGGAGAATGCGGCAGGGAGGGGTCACTTCCCGACGTATCGGACCTCGAACCGACCGGAGAGTCCGGCGATCAGCGAGAGGCCGACGAGCGGAGTGACCCACCGGAGGACCCCGGCCGCGAAACTCCGGAACGAGGAGGTGGTTGCCGAGGACAGATACACCCGGTAATAGGTGCCGTCGCTCAGTCGAATCGGCGTCTTCGGGCCGTCGAGGTCGCGGTGGGACGTTGCGGTGCCGCGTTTCGCGGCCGCTCTGACGGGGCCAGGAGCGCGCTCGGCGCGAATTGAGACCGACTTGAGTGCGTCGCGTGCGGACGTGGGTTCGAGCGCGAGGTCCACGCGGTACATCCCGTTCTCGTTCTCGTGGGAGCGATTGCTGTCGTATCGCAACTCGTGGACGGTCTCGTTCACGACGACGTAGCGGTACCGCTCGAAGGTCGGGAGGTCGTGATTGATGAGATTCGTCGCGTAGATGCTCGTCGGAACAGTGTTGTTGGCGAGGTACTGCTCGAAGAAGCACGCGCGAGACCTCATCGCTCCTTCCGTGCAGGCGACTTCGACACTGACGGGAGTGCCCGCTGGCGCGGCCGACTCGTTGGCGTACTCGATGGTTCCGTTTTCGGCGGTGACGCGAACGCGCTCGTAGCGGTAGTTCGTGTCGCCGAGATGGAGAATCGGTGCCCAGACCGGTGCGACGAGGAGCGCCAGCGCGATCACCGCGAGGAGGGCGTCGCGGC
This genomic stretch from Halorussus pelagicus harbors:
- a CDS encoding pyridoxal-phosphate-dependent aminotransferase family protein; this translates as MTNDDELLMTPGPTAVPPDVLDAMGRPPVNPDVEAEFGTFYRDLLDKLARVYDTDDDTVVLSGEGILGLETAVASLVAPGDEVLCLANGIYGEGFADFVETHGGDPLLHDVPFDARFDVETVKELVAERDFEVATMVHCETPTGVLNDFDEILGILQDAGVLTIVDAVSSLGGAPVPTENIDVCLGASQKCFSSPAGLTTLSVSDAAWGRVEDIEQNTFYTSLEPWRDIEISDGSAPHLPYTHSVSNLYALDASLDRLLEEGLASVYDRHEAVAARCRERGRDLGLDPFAADEALRSPTVTAFEVDGDASDLQEKLADRHGVTLATGLGDLADDVLRVGHMGYNADAERVERAMDALADVLD
- a CDS encoding DUF3179 domain-containing protein, with the protein product MEPTSRRRFVAAAGVALTGLSGCIGGLTAEGVEGQDGELQDSRAGAQGTTTASERVGGIPLRPSALPVEYDLATLREEVLSGGPPKDGIPSIDEPTFQDAEQADSELRPEDVVFGLVRNGEVKAYPQKILVQHEITNDVVGGEPVSVTYCPLTGTAMGFRRGETTFGVSGKLVNNNLVMYDRETDSRWPQILGTAISGEFGGRSLQEFRLVWTTWEMWKATHPETRVLSTDTGHVRNYEQDPYGSYVPNPSGYYVRDSTLFAPLGEDDRLPNKRVVLGARLPESESRLAFEKPALREAGVLSGSVGDATLLGVYDPRLDTAYVYRNPTGRSFDYDKGRAVADDGTRYEPANLPLDRFYAFDAMWFAWSGFYPSTEVVTG